DNA from Flavobacterium aestivum:
GATTAAATTAAAGTTAAGTCCGCTTTTTTGTTATTGATACTTGCAGTTTATTACTACTTTTACATTGCAATAAAAAGTCATTGTACATCAAATAAGATGAAGTGCGATGGAAAAACTTAATTTTTGCTATTTTATGAAGAAAAGAAACACCAAGATTCTTCTGGTTGATGATGAACCAGATATTTTAGAAATTGTAGGCTATAATTTAGCGCATGAAGGGTATCAGATTGTAACAGCTACTAATGGTAAAGAAGCTATTGAAAAAGCAAAAAAAGAATTACCGGATCTTATCATAATGGATGTGATGATGCCAGAGATGGATGGAATGGAAGCTTGCGAGAATATTAGAAAAATTCCAGAGCTAAATAATGTAATTATTACTTTTTTGACTGCCAGAAGTGAGGACTATTCACAAGTTGCAGGTTTTGATGCCGGTGCGGATGATTATATTACCAAACCTATTAAGCCGAAATTACTGGTAAGCAAAGTAAAAGCTTTGTTAAGAAGGTTGAAAGAACAAGAACAAAGTAGTGAAACCCTTAATGTGGGTGGAATAGAAATCAATCGTGAGGAATATAAAATCGTCAAGAACAGTATAGAGATTGCTCTGCCGAGAAAAGAATTTGAACTTTTTTATTTATTAGCTTCTAAGCCTGGAAAAGTGTTTAAAAGAGAAGAAATCCTAGATAAAGTCTGGGGAAATGACGTAGTTGTTGGAGGAAGAACTATTGATGTTCATATCCGAAAACTTCGTGAAAAAATTGGAGATGATCTTTTTAAAACCATAAAAGGGGTAGGTTATAAATTTGAAGTTTAAATAAATGGTAACTTTAAAGATTTTTTAAATATCTTTTTAGTAACCATAATATTTGCATTCCCATTATATAATGAAAATTAATTTCAAGAAAAGTTACAAGTTTGCTATAAAATCGGCTTTGTTTATCAGTTTATTTGTGTCCGGTTTTAGCATGATTCTTTCAGCATTACTGTTCAAATCTACTTTTGGTAGTGTTCTATTGTTTGGATTTATCAGTGTGTTCTTTGTTTATTTGTTTTCGTTTTTTGTTTTACAGTATAGGGTAGAACGCTTTATATACAGAAGAGTTAAGAAAATCTATGATGATGTTTCGCTCTTAGAGTCAAGTACTTTTATAAACAAACCCATAACAACCGATATGGAAACTTTGACTAGGGAAGTAAAGAAATTTGCTACCGATAAAAAGTTAGAAATAGAAATGTTGCAGGTTCGTGAGGAGTATAGAAGAGAGTTTTTAGGGAATGTATCCCATGAGCTTAAAACCCCTTTGTTTACAGTACAAGGTTATTTGTCTACTCTTATTGATGGTGCTATGGACGATAAATCCATTAGAAAGAAATACTTGAAACGTGCCGAAAAAGGAGTAGAACGATTGATTTACATTGTCGAAGATTTGGATATGATAACCAAATTAGAATCAGGGGATTTGAACCTAGAGTTTACAAAATTTGATATCGTAAAACTGATTCAGAATGTATTTGATTTATTAGAGATGAAAGCCGATAAAAAGAACATCACATTGGCATTCGAAAATGATAACATTCAGCCCATTTTTGTAAATGGAGATAAAGATAAAATTCAACAAGTAGTTGAAAATTTGATTGTAAATTCTATAAAATACGGAAAAGAAGGTGGTTTGACCGAAGTTTCTATAGTGAATTTGACCAATAAAAAAGTATTGGTTCGGGTTACGGATAATGGAGAAGGAATAGAAGTCCAAAATATACCACGTCTTTTTGAACGATTTTATAGAGTTGATAAAAGCGGTTCTCGCACCGAAGGAGGTTCAGGATTAGGACTTGCAATAGTGAAACATATTATTGAAGCCCATAAAGAAAAAATTTATGTTGAAAGTGAATTTGGCATAGGTTCGGAGTTTTCTTTTACCCTTGAAAAGACATTTATTACGGATCAATTAGGGCTCAAGAAAAATAAAAATAAGTCATAAATTTATATTCTAAAATACAATTTAAAATTCTGGAAGTTAATGTTTTGGCGGGTTTGGAGCATAAAATAGCTTTTATTTAATTTAAAGAAAAAACCTGTTAACATTAAATTATCACCTATATAACATTGAGTTAACCTTAACTTAACATTGCAGTGTCACCTTTGCAGCAAAATTAACATTCATATTAAAAGAAAATGAAAAAAGTTATAGTTGCAATGGCGGTGTTGTGCTTTGGCGTTGCAAGTGCTCAAGAAGTTACTAATGATTCAATTAAGCCAATTAGCATTGATTCATTACAACAAGCAATAAATATGCATCAATTAAAATTTGATGCATTGAATGAACAACTATCTCCTTTACAAGAAGAAGTTGATAGAATGTCTAAGTTGAAAATTTCTGGTTACATGCAAGTGCAGTACGAGATGTATAATTATCAAGATGTGCCAACTGCTACAGGTCCGCTTCAATTGAAACCAGGAACTGCAGAAACGAATGTACCGTTAACTACGAATCCTACCGATGTTACCAATTCATTTGTGATAAGAAGAGCAAGGGTAAAATTTACTTATAAGCCTATTGAAGGGGTAGCATTCGTTTTGCAACCTAATTTTTCTTTTAGCGCGGTGACTTTGAAAGATGCTTATGTTCAGTTGAATGACCCTTGGTTAAACACTTTTCAATTATGGGTAGGGCAATTCAATAGACCTGATTATGAGGTAGAATTTTCTTCAAGAGACAGAATAATATTGGAAAGAAGTAGAATGACAACAATTTTATATCCTCAAGAAAGAGATTTGGGAGCAAAGTTTGTTGTTGATTTTGTAAATAAATATGAAATTCCTTTGAAAATTGATTTTGCGGCATTTAATGGAAACTTCGGAGAAGGACCAATTGCTAATCAAGTTTCGGATGTAGATAGTGATAAAGATATAGTGGTAAGAGCAACTTATTCATTGAAGTTTCCAAATGCAGGTTTAGGAATCGACTTTGGAGGGAATGGTTATTTTGGAAAAAATACTGTTTTTGCAGCTGGTACTTATAGTGATATTAATAACAATCCATTTACAGCAGCAGTTGGAGATAAGTTAGATAAACATTGGATTGGAGCTGAGCTTCAGCTATACTATGATGTTTTAGGTGGTTTTGCTTTAAAATCTCAATTTAACAAAGGGGTTATCTCTGGTACTTCTGGTGCTGCAATCATTAATAATAATCCTTCTTTTAATTTTAGTGGAGAAAGAGAATTTATAGGATACTATGTAACATTAGAGAAAAACTTTGGATCTAAATATCAAGCAGCGGTTCGTTATGACTCATGGGATCCAAACGCAAGATTATCAGGTGATGCAGTAACTGTAGCTCCGGATTTGAGAGTACATACTTGGTCATTTGCTTTTGACTATTTCTTTAATAATTACACAAAAATCGCTTTAGGATATTCAATGCCAATAAACGAGACGAGTTCAACAGTTGGTGGAATTTATAATAGTGATGTAAAAAATAATACAACAACCTTGAGATTTCAAGTTAGTTTCTAAAATGATTTTATTTTAAAATCCAGAAGTATTTTATTTACATATAAGAGACTATTATCACTCGTGAAATAGTCTCTTATTGTTTCTGTAAATATTCTTATGTTACTGGTATTCAGCGATGTTAATAGCTTTCTGGTTATGCTACTTTTTATTTATTGTAAAATTATTGTAAAAATGGCTAAATGGTAAAGATTGAATAATACTTGCTTAACATAGACTTAACGTAGCGGTTTTACTTTTGTCAAAAATTAAAAGACACTTAAAAATGAATACAACAAAATTTAAAATAGCAACTCTTTTAGTAGTGGTAATGACTATTGGATTTTCATTCACTACAATAAATAAAGTTACCGTAAAAGGGTCGGATACTATGGTTATTTTGTCTCAAAAATGGGCCGAAGTATACATGAAAAAAAATCCAGGAACATCAATACAAGTTACAGGTGGAGGATCTGGAGTAGGTTTAGCAGCATTAATTAATGGATCTACAGATATTGCAAATTCAAGTCGTCCTATCAAACCTTCTGAAGTAGAAAAATTAAAAGCAAGATACGGTTCTTTAGGAGTTGAAATTCCTTGTGCTAAAGATGGTTTGTCAGTATATTTAAATAAAGCTAATCCAGTAACTGCACTTACATTGAAACAAATTGGACAAATTTTTGCTGGGAAAATAACAAACTGGAAAGAAGTTGGTGGTGCTGATGCTCCTATTAAATTATATGGTAGAGAAAGTAGTTCTGGAACATTTGGTTTCTTTAAAGACAATGTGGTTAAAACAGATTTTGCTCCAACTTGTCAAACATTGCCTGGAACAGCTGCAATTGTAAATGCTGTTAAAAAAGATAAAAATTCAATAGGTTACGGTGGAGCAGCTTATGCAGAAGGTGTAAAAGATTGTGGTGTAAAGAAAGACGATAAAAGTCCAGCAATTTTACCAACTGCAGCTACTATCAAAAACAAAACATATCCTATCACAAGATACTTGTACATGTATTTAAAATCAAGACCAACAGGTGAGACTAAAGAGTTTATCGATTGGATTTTGAGTCCTGCAGGTCAAGGTTTAATAGAAGAAGTAGGGTACTATCCTTTAAAATAATAAGTAAAGTATCCCTCATTTTTTAATGAGGGATGTTTTTATGTTTTTTTCTAAATGAAATCGCCAAAATTGCAAAGCACAGATTTAAAAAAATGGCGATACTATATCCCTTTAAAAGAGATATTAGCTTCATATGAATTCTTAGATAAATAGGATGAAATGGGCATGAATGTAAAATAGGTTGAAAGTGCTAATAACCTCATGCAAATTACATGTGACTAATAAAAAACAATAAAATCAACACATGAACCCCCAATTACCCATAAAACAAGTTTTTACTAAAGAAAGTTTAAAAAAACAATTCAGGCTTTCCGAATTTCTTGCCGAAAAAATTATATCGTCGATTGCCTTTTTATCAATAGCTATTATTTTTTTAATTTTCATTTTTGTTTTTAAAGAGTCTTTACCCATATTTAATTCAGGAAATGGAGCTAAGGAAAAAACAGAAATTAAAGCTGAAGCTACAGGTAAGCCGGAAGCTTATGGTACCGAAGTTGCTGAGGATTTAAAACCAGAATCTTATGGTGCTGAAACAAAGGAGGAATTAAAACCGGAGTCTTACGGTACGGAACCGAAAGAGGATCTGAAACCAGAGACGTATGGTTCTGAACCTGTTTCTCAAGAGGATTTAAAGCCAGAAAGTTACGGAGATACTCCAAAGGAAGACTTAACGGTAGCATCGCCAGAAGATGAGACGATGAATGCTGTTTCAGAAAACAAAGAAGGTAGTGATAAAACGTGGGATACTTTTCTAACAACAGAATGGGTACCCGTTTCCGAGAATCCAAGATTTGGAATGTTAGCGTTGTTAATAGGTACTTTAAAAGTGACTATCATTGCAATGCTTATTGCAGGACCATTAGCGGTTCTTGCAGCATTATATACTTCGTGTTTTGCCTCAAAGAGGGTGAAAGAAATCATTAAACCAATTATTGAAATGTTAGCTGCTTTCCCATCTGTAGTTATTGGTTTTTTTGCTCTGATGGTATTGGCCACATTTTTTCAAAATGTATTTGGTTACGATTCTAGATTGAATGCTTTTATTGGAGGTGTAGCTATGGCCTTGGCAGCTATTCCTATCATTTATACGATTTCTGAAGATGCTTTGGCAGCTATTCCTAAAACCTATACCGAAGCAAGTTTAGCATTGGGAGCCAGTAAATGGCAAACTGCATTTTTTGTGGTTTTGCCTGCAGCGACACCTGGTATTTTTGCAGCTTTGTTGTTAGGAGTAGGAAGGGTTTTTGGAGAAACGATGATTGCGCTAATGGCAACTGGAAATGCAGCCTTAGTGTCTGCCAATCCTTTTGAAAGTGTGAGAACATTTGCAGCAACCATTGGTTCTGAAATGGCAGAAACCGTTTTTGGAGATACTCATTATAGTGTTTTGTTTTTTATTGGGTCTTTACTTTTCATATTCTCATTTGCCTTAAATGCTGTTGCAGAATTTTATGTAAAAGGCAAATTGTTGAAAAAATTCCAAGGTAAATAATTATGGATAAAATTATAAATGAATCAGAAGATCACTTTTTTTCAAGTAAAAAGAGTATTTCGGATATAAAAGGAAAGGTTTTTATAGGAATCACACAAATAGCAGTGTTCTTAATCATTGCAACACTTTTTATCATTCTTGGAATTATAGTCTATCAAGGGCGTTCTAAGTTTTCTTGGGAGTTTATCTCTCAATTCCCTACTAATGGTATGACAGAAGGAGGAATATTTCCTGCTTTAATAGGGACTTTTATACTAGTAATCGTAATGTCTATAGCGGCGGTTCCTTTTGGGACTATTACGGCACTCTACTTAACGGAGTATGCTCGTGAAGATTCTAAGTTTGCTGCAGCAGTTCGATTCTCAGTACGTACACTTGCAGTGGTTCCTTCAATAATATTTGGTCTTTTTGGTCTTGGGTTTTTTATCCAATTTTTGGGTGCTGGAGCCGATACCGCTTTTAATGGAGGTCAATTGCGTTGGGGACAACCTAATATCCTTTGGGCAAGTTTAACGATGTCTTTATTGACATTGCCGGTTATTATTGTATCTGTTGAAGAAGCATTGAAAACAATCCCACGCGAATTAAGAGAAGCGAGTTTAGCACTTGGTGCAACCAAATGGCAAACTATTAGAAAAGTGGTGCTTCCGGGTTCTGTATCTGGAATTATGACAGGTACAATTCTCGCAGTAAGTAGAGGTGCAGGAGAAGTAGCTCCAATATTATTTACGGGGGCGGCATATTATTTGGCTACATTGCCAGGTTCACTAAGTGATCAATTCATGAACTTGGGATATCATATTTATATTATGTCTACCCAATCTTCGGATGTGGAGAAAACAATGCCAATACAGTTTGCTACAACTTTAGTGTTATTAATTTTGACATTATCTCTAAACGTAGTTGCTGTAATTATTAGATCAAGAATAAGAAGAAAAGCAAAATAATATTTAGACTGACTAAATAGATTATTATTTTAGACATAACAAGTAAACAATGAAAGATATAAAAATAAAAGTAAATGATTTATCATTATACTACGGTGAAAAAAAGGCTTTGAATGATATTACAATGGATATCCCTGCCAATAAAGTTACCGCTTTAATTGGACCTTCGGGTTGTGGAAAATCTACTTTTTTGAGATGTATCAATAGAATGAATGACCTTATACCAAGTGTTTCTATTACTGGTAAAATGCTGGTTGAAGGAGTTGATATTTATGACAAGAATGTTGATGTTGTTAATATTAGAAAGAAAATCGGGATGGTTTTTCAAAAATCAAACCCATTCCCAAAATCTATTTATGAGAACGTTGCTTATGGTCCTCGTATTAATGGAATAAAAGATAAAGCACAGTTAGACGAAATTGTAGAAACCTC
Protein-coding regions in this window:
- a CDS encoding porin codes for the protein MKKVIVAMAVLCFGVASAQEVTNDSIKPISIDSLQQAINMHQLKFDALNEQLSPLQEEVDRMSKLKISGYMQVQYEMYNYQDVPTATGPLQLKPGTAETNVPLTTNPTDVTNSFVIRRARVKFTYKPIEGVAFVLQPNFSFSAVTLKDAYVQLNDPWLNTFQLWVGQFNRPDYEVEFSSRDRIILERSRMTTILYPQERDLGAKFVVDFVNKYEIPLKIDFAAFNGNFGEGPIANQVSDVDSDKDIVVRATYSLKFPNAGLGIDFGGNGYFGKNTVFAAGTYSDINNNPFTAAVGDKLDKHWIGAELQLYYDVLGGFALKSQFNKGVISGTSGAAIINNNPSFNFSGEREFIGYYVTLEKNFGSKYQAAVRYDSWDPNARLSGDAVTVAPDLRVHTWSFAFDYFFNNYTKIALGYSMPINETSSTVGGIYNSDVKNNTTTLRFQVSF
- the pstB gene encoding phosphate ABC transporter ATP-binding protein PstB; protein product: MKDIKIKVNDLSLYYGEKKALNDITMDIPANKVTALIGPSGCGKSTFLRCINRMNDLIPSVSITGKMLVEGVDIYDKNVDVVNIRKKIGMVFQKSNPFPKSIYENVAYGPRINGIKDKAQLDEIVETSLRQAAIWDELKDRLDDSALGLSGGQQQRLCIGRTLAVSPDIILMDEPASALDPISTSKIEELVHQLKEQYTIIIVTHNMQQAARTSDHTAFFYMGELIEMGKTNSIFTKPVQKQTEDYITGRFG
- a CDS encoding response regulator transcription factor is translated as MKKRNTKILLVDDEPDILEIVGYNLAHEGYQIVTATNGKEAIEKAKKELPDLIIMDVMMPEMDGMEACENIRKIPELNNVIITFLTARSEDYSQVAGFDAGADDYITKPIKPKLLVSKVKALLRRLKEQEQSSETLNVGGIEINREEYKIVKNSIEIALPRKEFELFYLLASKPGKVFKREEILDKVWGNDVVVGGRTIDVHIRKLREKIGDDLFKTIKGVGYKFEV
- the pstA gene encoding phosphate ABC transporter permease PstA; this translates as MDKIINESEDHFFSSKKSISDIKGKVFIGITQIAVFLIIATLFIILGIIVYQGRSKFSWEFISQFPTNGMTEGGIFPALIGTFILVIVMSIAAVPFGTITALYLTEYAREDSKFAAAVRFSVRTLAVVPSIIFGLFGLGFFIQFLGAGADTAFNGGQLRWGQPNILWASLTMSLLTLPVIIVSVEEALKTIPRELREASLALGATKWQTIRKVVLPGSVSGIMTGTILAVSRGAGEVAPILFTGAAYYLATLPGSLSDQFMNLGYHIYIMSTQSSDVEKTMPIQFATTLVLLILTLSLNVVAVIIRSRIRRKAK
- a CDS encoding PstS family phosphate ABC transporter substrate-binding protein; protein product: MNTTKFKIATLLVVVMTIGFSFTTINKVTVKGSDTMVILSQKWAEVYMKKNPGTSIQVTGGGSGVGLAALINGSTDIANSSRPIKPSEVEKLKARYGSLGVEIPCAKDGLSVYLNKANPVTALTLKQIGQIFAGKITNWKEVGGADAPIKLYGRESSSGTFGFFKDNVVKTDFAPTCQTLPGTAAIVNAVKKDKNSIGYGGAAYAEGVKDCGVKKDDKSPAILPTAATIKNKTYPITRYLYMYLKSRPTGETKEFIDWILSPAGQGLIEEVGYYPLK
- a CDS encoding sensor histidine kinase, which translates into the protein MKINFKKSYKFAIKSALFISLFVSGFSMILSALLFKSTFGSVLLFGFISVFFVYLFSFFVLQYRVERFIYRRVKKIYDDVSLLESSTFINKPITTDMETLTREVKKFATDKKLEIEMLQVREEYRREFLGNVSHELKTPLFTVQGYLSTLIDGAMDDKSIRKKYLKRAEKGVERLIYIVEDLDMITKLESGDLNLEFTKFDIVKLIQNVFDLLEMKADKKNITLAFENDNIQPIFVNGDKDKIQQVVENLIVNSIKYGKEGGLTEVSIVNLTNKKVLVRVTDNGEGIEVQNIPRLFERFYRVDKSGSRTEGGSGLGLAIVKHIIEAHKEKIYVESEFGIGSEFSFTLEKTFITDQLGLKKNKNKS
- the pstC gene encoding phosphate ABC transporter permease subunit PstC, which produces MNPQLPIKQVFTKESLKKQFRLSEFLAEKIISSIAFLSIAIIFLIFIFVFKESLPIFNSGNGAKEKTEIKAEATGKPEAYGTEVAEDLKPESYGAETKEELKPESYGTEPKEDLKPETYGSEPVSQEDLKPESYGDTPKEDLTVASPEDETMNAVSENKEGSDKTWDTFLTTEWVPVSENPRFGMLALLIGTLKVTIIAMLIAGPLAVLAALYTSCFASKRVKEIIKPIIEMLAAFPSVVIGFFALMVLATFFQNVFGYDSRLNAFIGGVAMALAAIPIIYTISEDALAAIPKTYTEASLALGASKWQTAFFVVLPAATPGIFAALLLGVGRVFGETMIALMATGNAALVSANPFESVRTFAATIGSEMAETVFGDTHYSVLFFIGSLLFIFSFALNAVAEFYVKGKLLKKFQGK